cgaacgcagcatgttcgtcaatgaacaaacttgatgagatcgtcgatggggacacgcatctcgtcgacaagaagttaCCAAGGGGCTATTTTCagctctaaattttgtcgacaagcaataaacattcatcgacgaactcccttcgtggcctcgtcaacgaggtgacgtgtctcatcaacgagcgtaggtatataaatagcctaaactcgatttttactACAGAAATCACGCGaacaacttctctctctctctctctctctctctctctctcctcttcgattttcCTCCATTCTCTCTAATATTTTGTGTTTGTTCtttgccagatcgacgatctgaagccgccacgctacttttggggaagttctcttcaagtctgctagagtggatagttggtggggctaacttggactccatcccaagtttagggtaaggctttatgttgagtatttggctttcctacagttgtataATAGGTAACACttgaagaaatattgaagttttgttcgaggtgatgttgttttcagggtgttgaatagggaaccctgcggaTGTAGGACTAGTCAtgttaggggctttctagtagtcaagtAAAGGAGTAAATTAAAACAttaattttctatgaaaattcttattaattaatagcagattaatttttagaaaacatGTATTGTATATGagtatgtttgggaaaatactgttattacacgggaatatatatttttagtataaagtgtcagaaaatgtaattctaaaacaaatttcatgttttattcagtttgtgtggcatgaatattatttcacgtatattatactatgttaagtcagatttatagaaaaaacatgtttatagttattttcaagaataacatgataaaataggaaattatggtttcagtatttatgaaatgttcggcgcaaggccatgattgatagccggcgcaaggccgcagttatatATGTTATTTGGCACAAGGcggtaattatgtatgtattcggcacaaggccatgattatttatgttatgacaaaatttagaaaatgctatcaatctatttatgttaaaacaatatattatcatgtactatatgttatcagaatccggatgatagttcagatcaattatcaggagcacggtaccatagctatacagttcagttcagttcagacttgtgctaactacccctacTAGTAGAgtgggtgggagatggatagtcgatgtggcttttagtgtagagttgtagacgtctacctgacaatccggaccagggtgtggtggacccatcgtacttatagattttttttgactcgacagtggttggccagccattgtcgggtcctgccttcgggctgcacaacctgtcatagggggtaatacatgacatcaactagctattcatccttgCTAAATTTCAGAActattagttatatcagatgattttatgaacagagAGATATAGTATGATTTAGCATaattatgaaattgtatgtttattcagtCATGATCTTATCAGTTTTTTCAGGCATGTAATATGTTCGGTATATTTACTATAGAatgtaaatattcatgttgccacacaactgtatttagtttatttcccttacaaagaggtgtcttaccccaacttaaaccatttcagggaacccagaaagacatgCGGACCGAACTCCGCGTCGTTGAGATAGtttttactaccccgctaggagggtgagtttttgaactaaggttagtaggttttttatgtaagatcctagttttatcttttgatgttttgaggattatatatatagaaatacgatggaatgtaagtaactttgctattgtattctatggttgcgtgaatgaaatttatatttactgctgcttaggtgttcGCTGTgcatgacaggtgtgtccccgttaccaacgggttcgggttgactttgttatgttataagttaatggtatcaaagtatttaatatggttgattatgtagtaaattaagcaggtcgttacaaactGAGTCGACAATATGGTGGTATCAGCTGATACTTAGGCTATTACCCTTCTAATGGATGTTCAcaattgcttttcaggatggaatccagggacaatactgtagtaaccgggaaaaataaaatttttaaaaataataaaataataaaataaaataaattaattaaattaaccagtaaaatgaatagtatgataaggaatatatatatatatatataaaaataagttattatgatatatatgtaatatatatataagttaaaggtatatatatataaagtgtataagcttctccaagaagtttTGTTTTAATTAGCAAGTTAATAggttattaatatatatatatatatatatatatatataaaattgtgcaAGATTCTCCAAGAAGCTTGATTTGATTTTtggtgtgttctctctctctctctctctctctctctctctctctctctctctctcttcgattccgggccagttttacACTGGATcaacaaaccgaagccaccacgatgctctttgCGAAGTTCTCAGCAAATCTGCCGGAACAGATTGTTGGAGAAAGGaattttggaaatcatccctaagttgaagtaagactttttaagccaaatttgaagttgtgacagttgaaaaaagtgttatacgcgttgaaatattaaagtttaatactgagagttttcgtttccaggggtgttgattgggaagttgggaattatccctaagttgaggtaagactttttaaaccgaatttgacttagtggtagttatagaaaatgttgtacatacgaaaatactgaactttaattttgcgagttttcattttcaaggtgttgagttgagaaccctacaggtgtaggggaaattttcttaggagcatttcaggaatcaggtaaagggataaactaagctagttttgttttgagaaaatgcatgtatatatatgtagcatttggttttaggaaaaataaatatatttatatatatgatttatatttgaaaaatactgtttaaatgatgatatgttgaatacgtagaaaatttgttcagtgtggcatgagtataaaaatgttgtgaaatactgttttctaagaatggggatgatatgaatttttatgatggaaaatcggcgtacaggccgagatatttatatatatatatatatgtgatttgccggcgtacgggccatgctacgTGGATATGTCTGCCGGTGTACGGGCTATGccatgtgatttgccggcgtacgggccgagctatgtgatttgccagcgtacgggctatgctatgtgatttgccgacatatgggccgatgattttcatgatatatgtacatgtgaaaaatgatatgaatgatttgataattaatgatatgagttatccatgtatcacgattttagtatatgtatatgatatcagaacctggttggcttggtctaggctagcacctgcacggtaccgttgctttgtgtccatggtcttcgtgatcatgatatttgtgttaatgccgctgtacggagtggtgtgagattggatggtcgatgtggtttttttcaagaagtgtgctgttatcacccctagtgtacggaccagtctgggtagacccatcagacctacagactactgtttgactttgCAGTCGttggctaaccattgtcaggtcctgccttcgggccacacaacccagttatgtggagataatacatgacaacagtcagctaacctaccaggattgttttatgttattattatgatatgagatgagacatgcttatgaaatgcagtatgttctgccatgttttgatatacatatgttttctcagatttgataaatagtactgaatatgatatgtatggtatatgtagaatacgatatattcatgttaccacacactagtattagtttatttcccttactgagaggtgtttcacccctaaattttacaaacttttcaggagcccttgataggcgagtgggaaaagccccgctgacctagtgctagatatttgccctttttgaagggtaagattctttttgtagggacaattagattttgtggaaaatgtctctagatatgatttttgggatgtatatactgggaTACAAtgattatagtaactctggtgttgtaatacacattgtgatgtatgatatgatggtatgtataGGATTATACATTTTCTGCTGTgtaggcttctactgtatgttctaatgtatccctggtacccacgggtctaggtggattgtgacctgctaagTTGGAATGTGAGatatgtggtattgattttatgatgatattattattaaaaaaaatatgtggaaaatgagcaggttgtGACAAATACTGCCAACGTGgtaggcagtagtagtgagggtgccgacCATGAGGCTAGCAGCGACTCTACGAGTGTATTACGGGATTTCACACAACAGCTTATGGCAGGGGTGGTGTGAAATGAATAGGGGGCAGGACCGTTCCACAActgagatgggatgctccattgatcaATTCACTAGACTGAAGCCTTTAGTTTTCATAGGAAGTGCAGATCCAATTCGAGTTGAGAATTTGATCCAAAAGATCGAGAAGAACCTAGATGTTCTGAACTGCACAGAAAAGCAGAAGGTAACCTTTGCCACGTTTAAGTTGTCAAGGGAGGTAGAAAGATGGTGGGTGTCAGTAAAGAAGATGGAAGAGCACCAACCGATACCAGTAGCGATGATGTGGGCCCGTTTTAGAAAATTATTCTTTGAACTGTACTTTCTTGCCACGGTCAGAaacgcgaagatggaggaattcatgagccTGAAGCAGGAGTTGTTGATAGTGCAGCAGTACATTGCTAGATTCCAGGAGCTATCCCGATTTACTCCATTCATGATATCGGATAAGGCGATGAAGGCCTCGAAGTTTTggaggggtctgaggaaggagatATGGATACAGACAGCGATCTTGCAGTTATGGGACTTTGCTACACTGGTAGATAAAAcactatagcagaggagagtctgctGGAGGATGCAAAGGTCCAGGTCTTGCAGAAGAGGCCAACACCTCATAGTCCTTCTTTTGGGGCAAGATAGGGTAACTGGAAGAAAAACAGTAGTGGTACATCTCATAGCACCACATCCTATCATGGTTTCCCTACGAATGGTAAGAGGCACTCTAGGCAGTGTTGGAAGACTACAGTggcttgtatgcggtgtggtaggtAGGGACATCAGGCAAGAGATTGTCATATGCAAGGAAATAGCAGAGCTCCACAACAGCCATACAGACGAGATACATAGGCGCAACGTGGTGGTCAATAGGGGGTACAACCCAGGTTtgggtgtattccctaactctAGGCGATGTAGAGAAtgctggtgatgtagtcacaggtatcatttacatgctttcttataaAGCTGTTATACTATTTGATTATGGGGCAATGCATTCCTTTATTTCCTGAGGATtcattaaattgtgtggattagaggtgcaacagttagattatgaactggtagtggctacgccatcTGGGTCTATAGTCGTATGTAGCTAAATAGTCCGTGATTTcccaatagaaattcaggagagggTACTACCAGTTAGCCTTATTGTGTTTGACATGTATGACTTCGATATCATCCTAAGAATGGCCTAGTTATCTGCTAGTTATACCAGTATCAATTGCCACATGAGGGAGGTGATGTTTAGACCGCCAGGGGAGTAGGAGTTCAAGttcttagggtcgtgtgtgcatcttgcaccacggatcctttcagctaTGTAGGCTAGGAGGTTACTTCTGAAAGGATTCCAAGGGTATCTGActtttgtgaaagacacgccggaAGAGGAGCGTAAACTAGAGATGATACCTGTAGTGCGTGAGTTCCCTGACATGTTTCTAGAGGACTTATTAGGGTTACCTCTGGACTATGAAGTGGAATTCGAGATAGAGTTAGCTTCAAGTAAGGCATCGATATTAAAATCTCTGTATCGTATGGCCCCAGATGAACtgaaagagttgaaagaatagCTTTAGGAGCTATTGgacaaggggtacattcaacCGAGTgcttcaccctggggagcactggtgttatttgtgaagaagaaggatgagtcgatgagaatgtgcatcgactacagagaacttaACAAGGTGATGGTAAAGAACAAGTACCCgctacccaggattgatgatttgtttgaccagctacagggcaaGTAGATTTTCTTTAAGATCGACCTACGATTTGGGTATCactagctgaaggtgaaagcggaggacatttcgaagacaacATTTCAAACccgatatggccattacgaatttatggttatacCTTTTGGTTTGATTAATGCAACTGCAGCattttatggatctgatgaataaggtctttcacgaatacttagacCTATTCgctatggtatttattgatgacattgtGGTGTATTTTAGGAGtgctgcagaacatgaagttcatctgatACTGGTaatgcaaatgcttagggataagaagttatttgctaaattgaagaagtgcgagttttggctAGAATAGATTGCATTTTTAGGGCACATAGTGTCAAAAGAAGGTGTATCAGTGgatctgagtaagatagaggcagtagtggactaggcgagaccgaagaatgttcaggaggtcaaaaGTCTTCTAGGTCTTGCAGGATACTACCAACGGTTTGTTGAGCtcttctccagtttagcaggtccatTGACACAACTTatgaggaagaacgtgaggtataattggactgatgaatgtgagttgagttttcaggagctaaaatggcgactggttactgctctagttttgaccattccatctgggggAAGGTAGatttgttatctatagtgacgcctctaagaagggtcttggctgtgttctaatgtagcagggcagagtagttgcttacgcttctcgtcaactcaaaaagtacgagaagaattactcGATGCAAGCTATGGAATTAGCAGTTGTAGTGTtcgcattgaaaatctggaggcactacatATATGGTGAAAAGTACAAGATTTTTATtaatcataaaagtcttaagtacattttcacccagaaagagctgaacatgagacagcgTAGGTGGCTtaagttgataaaagactacaaCTGTacgattagctatcacccaggaaaggcaaaTGTAGTAGTTGATGCTCCGAGTTGGAAGTCAATTGATACATCAATCTCAGTAGTGGGAGTTCAACATCAAATCTGTATAGACCTGAAAAGGTTGggtttggaggtagtggaaggaaatcattagactgttcttgctagcttggtggtacagccgacCTTATACGAGAGGATCCGAGTAGCACAAAAGGAGAATCCAGAGcttgttgaggttatggaaggagtctaGAGTGGGTTAAAGCCGAATTTTAGTATCTCTagtgatgggattttgagatttcATAACAGGATATGTGTACCGAATGACGCTGAAATTAAATTGGTCATTATGGAGGAGGCACACCATtcgctctacaccgtacatcctggcagtatgaatgtaacgacctcaaaattctatcaaattttttctttttatatatatacagtaaccattcctacgcagcggaaacatatatcatgaaaccatttatacataaactgtacaataccagattctagaatatataaaccatacaaaaatgccactccagtatcatttatcccaaaaacatacacaattttgccaaaaactcaccctataaccagggtgaccaaacactctctctatcagcgagcctgatctgctcgcctatctggctcacctaaaaaatgttagaataaaggggtaagtcgacgctcagtaagtggaaatatgctatcactaatgtgtggcaactaagttaagtatgtttttaaaataataactgttttgtaatgcaataaacaatctgtaaatcatatctttcaaacatatctttccttcttaatttaaaatacactgtatcatctgtatttttctacttttcatactgataatatcatactatattgtaaaactataaatatataaatatctgtactttatccctgggactctgtacgtcatgatttgaccccttatgacagggttgtgcggcccgtaggcggaacTCTATCTGGTTAGTcctccagataggtcatcatactctacactacctcaacccggccaaactgcatcctctcctaagcttgggactggctactacctcgtcaaatcggcccccctcaacccagtgtactggggagctgcatactctccgagcacagctgacggtacccacatactatcggagttatgtggttgcactctatctgtatctagcaacggtaccgtgctctgtaatctatatctgtctgtgtaactttcctcagggatcggatactatatacatatatacatatatatactcttttactattttcatcgtgtttccaaaattaccataactctgtctttctgtactgtaaacactatatctatagcatcttgatgctacctctatatatctatctgtgtattctatatatatactctgtctgtgttctgtatgttatggtaataggaaaaacatggcatgttataacactgtatatatgtatataccgttctgtaataaactgcaatataaaatactgatctaagtatctgtatacatgtatttggatatatgtatataaccgtttcatgaactattcatataaaactatatatgcatgtacatttctctgcaaatataaatctatctctgtataatctcatatgttggaaaaccatatcaaatgtatatactatctatatttttgtatttagtatagtataaTGTTTCATAACAAatgtataaattcattcttcacatgaaagtatacttaggccacacaagtatttatgctcattttctataaaaacagtataataaactgacataaaaatatgcttatgaaatctctattaactctattaaaactcctagcatagcatatttcccttacctcaactttgaaatgcccctataaaaatctggctctatacccacaggattcctagatcaacctcctgaaaacacaatatcacAGAACAAAGTATTATTATATTTCCGCctacgtcatttcttataactaccataaagccaaaaactcaataaaagaccttacccaaaatttgggatgaaatctaacttcgtttaCTCAACGATCCACACCAGAAAACTTGTAAGGAATTTCACCAGGAGTATCGTGGTAGCCTTGGTTCGTCGATTTGGCGACTCTTGGGGttgaaaacaaagagagaagggagagagagtcgtagagagagaaagagaaagagagagagctcgctgaaaaatgaaaaatatcccAAATTTCTACTATTTATAAATCAGGGGATTTCTTCAacaagaccctgtgttcgtcgacgagtccttcacggatttcgtcgacgagaccctgtattcgtcgacgaaattcaggctacctcagaaaccctctcggtattttctcgtcgatgaatttcttaaccactcgtcaacgaatccctatattcgtcgacgattccttgtaatttcttgaatttcttttattctccaaaatgcaatgtcgtcgacaaacgcggagtgttcgtcgacgaagtttacggcctccttctgtttctgtatttattttcctctctctttaatatttgaatatcaatattttctgggtcgttacaatgAAGATGTATCCCAACCTTaaggaatctttttggtggtcgaacatgaaaagagagatcacccgtTTTATAAagtagtgcctgacatgtcagcaggtcaagGCAGAGCACTGGAGGCCAATAGGACCACTTcacccacttgacatccccaagtggaagtgggagcatatttcgaTGGATTTTTTGGCGGGATTACCTGTGGTAGTGCATGGgcagtgcatgggcagaatgctctatgggttgtagttgatcggTGACGAAGaatgcacatttcattccaatcagagtcagctattctctgaataggtaggcagagctatatgtgcaggatattgtacgactccatggtgttcttGTTTCCGTTGTTTCGAATCGAGATCCACATTTTATgtctcatttctggaagagtctacaggatgccttaGGATCGCAGCTCACATTCAGTACGTCTTTCCACCCGTAGACGGATGGGCAGTTTGAGAGGACTatacagacactagaggatatgttgcgggcttgtgtactggattttggtgaTAGCTGGATACGGTATCTATCGCTTGTCGAGTtcgcatataacaacagttaccaggccagcatagagatggcaccttacgatGCATTATATGGTCGTCGGTATCaatctccattgtactaggatcaaGTAGGCGAGTGGCAGATATTGGGCTCGGAACTGATTCAGCAGGCCTTTGTAAAGATCGAGTTGATCAAGGAAAGAAtcaaggcagctcagagtcggtagaagagttattcTGATACTCGTTGACTAGAGCTGAAGTTTGAGGTAAGAGATATGGTGTTTctaaggattgctccgatgaaaggggtgatgaggttcgaaaagaaggggaagctaagtccttaGTATATCGGGCCTTTCAAGAACTTAGAAATGATCGGTTCAGTTGCTTATTGAGTAGCTTTACCCCAAGCTttatccagagtccatgacgtattccacttGTCAGTGTTGAGGAAGTACATGTCAAATCCATCACACGTGCTAAGTCACAAgtctctagagatcagtgatgcattAGCATACGAAGAGGTTCCGGTGCAGGTATTAGATCAGAAAGTTtagcagttacggactaaggaaatactactagtgaaggtattatggtgtAACCATTTAGTGAAGGAAGCTTCATGAGAACTAGAGTTAGAAATATGCTAGATATACCCGCAGTTATTTTATGGTACCtaagtatgtatagtagtatagatGGTTCAGATTAAATAGTATGGTGTTAGAGAGAGTTTGGTATGTGTATGTAATCTTCCGAAACATCATAtcgtaatcacggtattccttcaccatatgtgagggtatgtaataaacttgaccggagctgctatgtgggtggctgctgaCTCTTTGGTAGCACTGAGCTATAAGTGTAG
The Malania oleifera isolate guangnan ecotype guangnan chromosome 13, ASM2987363v1, whole genome shotgun sequence DNA segment above includes these coding regions:
- the LOC131146674 gene encoding uncharacterized protein LOC131146674; this encodes MRLAATLRVYYGISHNSLWQGWCEMNRGQDRSTTEMGCSIDQFTRLKPLVFIGSADPIRVENLIQKIEKNLDVLNCTEKQKVTFATFKLSREVERWWVSVKKMEEHQPIPVAMMWARFRKLFFELYFLATVRNAKMEEFMSLKQELLIVQQYIARFQELSRFTPFMISDKAMKASKFWRGLRKEIWIQTAILQLWDFATLVDKTL